TCTTTTCAGCAGTACCGGTATCTTTTGCGGCTATGATGTGATATTTCTTTTTGCTCTCAGCTACCAGCAGCATGAATTTAAATATGCCTACAGTGGTTTTACCTGCTGCTGTTGTACCCTCCAAGAATTCAACCGGTGCAGAATGCCTTATAAATGCTTTGTACTTATCGGATAGTATTAAATTCTCTTGACTCAATGCTACCCACCCCGCATTTGCTCTATTACACTGTCAAGCTTACTCTTTTCTTTGTCAAGTACTGATATCTCCACCTTGTCCTTAAACATTCCTAAATGCTTACCTAGAAGCTCTAAAGACTTAACCTTGTCATTCATTCTAACTTCTCGCTCTGTTGTCTCTCCGGTATCACTGAACGATTTCTTTACCTTCACAGAGAGTATCGCTGCTGTATCATCCTTTTTAGCTGTACTGCTTACGGTCGCATTATCAAAATCCATGACATCAGCTGGGTTTACAAATGCTATTTTTGCTAATTCATTTACCACCCTATCCTGACTAATACCCAAACGTCGTGACCGTTCAGCAAGGGCCTCGTCTATACGCGTGCGAATACTAGGTTTCGTTAAGTTCTCGGCTCCAATTTCATTTGCTGTCTTTGTACTATATCCTGCTCTAATTGCAGCCTGAGTAGCATTTAGGTCTATCAGGTATTCCTGTATAAACATTTCTTGTTTTGCAGTTAATTTAGCCATTCAGGCTCACATCCTTTCTTAACGCATTAAAAAAAGAGCCCGAAGGCTCAAGTTTAAAATAGTATTCTTTCCAATTTCTGTCTTTTAACATTTAAAAGTCTCAACTTCTTTTCAAGGGCATCCAACTGTGAATAAAATTCACTGTTTAAATTAGTGTATTCATCGCCACTTGCATTTTCAATATCAAGCATTAATTGCTTTTTAGCATTATTAAATTTTAAATCATGAATTTCTGTTTCTACCTCACTAATTTCTGCGTCAAACTCACTAAATAAACTAGTCCTCGCTTCTTCAAATATTACTTTTTCTTCTTGTTTCATGCCTTCTCTTACCCCCCTTTCTATTTCCATAATTCTCCATTAAAAGGGGATATTCCTGCAAAACAGCAGCAAAAAGGAGAGTATATTTCACCCCTCCCTGCTTTTGTCTTTTGTCTTTTGTATAAGTCCCTTGAATATATAATTTTTGATAATACGATAATACATGATTTGTTAGCGACAATCACCGACAACTTTTATACCACTTCTCTAACCTTCTTTCAATGGTTCTGCTTGTCCACCCCAAATATTCTCCTATCTCCTCAGAGCTTAGCCCGTCTATGTATTTGTACTGTAGAATCTGCCGTATTTCGCTATCATCTATACCAAGTATATAATCATATGCCTTATTAATTCTGCAGTTAAGCTCATAGTACTTATCACTTATCTTTTTGCCTATTTCATTTCGTTTTTGTATGCACTTATCTGACATTTGCTCCAAGCCAACCAGATTGAAAGACCTCGCTGAATATGGATACTCCGACATACTACCCCGAACCTTGTCCGATACAACGGTTTCATCATCACCATAATTGAGTTCCTGAAGCTTTTGGCTAAGCTGCTTTACTTCTTTTTTTAACTTTAATATTTCGTTTAGTTCTGCTTTTTTCATAGGCACCTCCAGTGCAATGTGAGTATTATTTGAGTTTTGCATTATCCTCTCTTCTCAAATACTCTCCCGCATCTGTTACACTTCCACATTGTCCGATAAACATTCTCTGTATCATGAGTTTCACAGTCTGGACATTCTTTATTCATCTGACTCACTCCTTTGCCATTCTTCAACAACATGTTCACTGATATCATCTATGTAAAAGAATCCTGGATGGTTTTTAGTTTCATCTAACCATTTCGTTAAGGCTTCATTGAGCAATTCCTCAAGGCGGTCTGTCTCTTCTTTAGGCACACAATCCAAATAATCGTTCGCTACTTCCCCGCAGTTATCCATTGCATTCTCGGCTATTTGTTCTATCGCCCAATCAGCATCTAAACTTGGAGTAAAAGTAATAATCTGCCCTACCTGATAACTGTCTTCACCACGTTTAATAGCTT
This genomic stretch from Ruminiclostridium cellulolyticum H10 harbors:
- a CDS encoding sigma factor-like helix-turn-helix DNA-binding protein: MKKAELNEILKLKKEVKQLSQKLQELNYGDDETVVSDKVRGSMSEYPYSARSFNLVGLEQMSDKCIQKRNEIGKKISDKYYELNCRINKAYDYILGIDDSEIRQILQYKYIDGLSSEEIGEYLGWTSRTIERRLEKWYKSCR
- a CDS encoding terminase small subunit; the protein is MAKLTAKQEMFIQEYLIDLNATQAAIRAGYSTKTANEIGAENLTKPSIRTRIDEALAERSRRLGISQDRVVNELAKIAFVNPADVMDFDNATVSSTAKKDDTAAILSVKVKKSFSDTGETTEREVRMNDKVKSLELLGKHLGMFKDKVEISVLDKEKSKLDSVIEQMRGG